GCAGAGCAAAAATTCATGTATGACTTTTTGCCCCTTTACCTATTACTTTTTATTTCGATTACAGGACTTTTATTAACGTTCCAGAACGTTGTCTTACATGGCTGGATGCAGCCGCAAATGTCATTAATTCACCAATTCTCAGTCATCGTGACATTAATCTATTTACCATTCGGAAAGCTTGCACATATCCCATTCCGTCCAATGAGTGTATTTGCAAGAAACTACCGTGAACATTATGGAGAACAACATATGAAAGAATGTAAGGTATGCGGGGAAAATTTTGTATCTGTTGAACAATCAAACGATGTTATTCAAGTATTGGGAGTTAATGAGATCGAATTTAATATGCAAGATGGCTTTAATTTAGCTGAATTATGCCTGCCATGCCGTAGAAAATACCGTATTGCCAGATTTTCAGGAATTGCGACCCATCAAGTGAAGGTCAAGGAGGCAAACCAGAATGCAAAGGGATAATTTTAGGAATGAACGAGATAAATTTTTTAAAGAAATCGAAAACTTAAACCATCCTAATGAAACCTTAGTCAAGACACACTGCAGCTATTGTGCAATGCAGTGTGGGATGAATTTAAGGGTAAATACAAAAACAAACAAAATCATTGGGGTTGAGCCTCGATATGATTGGCCGGTAACTTTAGGAAAGATGTGTCCGAAAGGAGTTACTGCTTACCAACAGGTAAACAATAAAGATCGTTTGCTAAAACCATTAATTCGTGATGATCAATCATTAAAAGGTACGAAAAATGGATTCCGTGAAGCAAGCTGGGATGAGGCATACGATCTCATCGTGAAAAAATTCACCGAGCTTCAAGCGAATTATGGTAAAGATTCACTCTCAGTGTATAGCGGCGTTTCAATGACAAATGAAAAGTGTTACCTAACCGGGAAATTTGCTCGTGTTGGACTCCAAACACGCTACATTGATTATAATGGCCGATTCTGTATGGCTAGTGCAGCAGGTGGTTTAAATCGTTCATTGGGGATAGATAGAGGTTCAACAATACCCTGGACGGATGTACAGGAAACCGATTGTATTTTTCTTGCAGGCAGTAATACCGCCGAATGCCATCCGACCATGATGTTCAGGGTTTGGGCAATTCAAGAGCGGGGCGGCTATGTGATCGTTGCTGATCCAAGGGAAACACCAGTTGCCAGAAGAGCAGATCTTCACCTTGATTTAAGACCTGGTACGGACCTTGCACTTGCCAATGGGATTGTTAATTTAATTATCCAAAATGGCTATGCTGACGAAGAGTTTATAAAAAATCATACGAATGGATTTGAAGAAACAAAGGAATTTGTTAAACAATTTACTCCAGAATATACAAGTGCGATAACAGGTGTAGCACCTGAGAAAATTATTCGCGCAGCAGAATTGTATGGTAAAGCGCCAAATGCGATAGTCATGTTTGCCAGAGGGATTGAGCAACAAATTAAAGGGGTAGATAACGTTTCTGCCTATACAAATATGGCTCTTGTTACAGGGAAAATTGGCCGTGCTAAATCGGGTGTTGCGACCATTACAGGACAAGGAAATGGTCAAGGTGGACGTGAACATGGGCAAAAAGCCGATGCACTACCTGGATATCGTAAAATAGCGAATCCTGATCATGTAAAATATGTTTCGAAGGTGTGGGGGATTGAACCGGAAGAAATGCCGCAAGAAGGTGTATCCGCATTTGAAATGTTTGGATTAATGGAACAAAAGACCATACGTGCATTATATCTATTATGTTCAAATCCTGCCGTTTCTGCACCAGATCAAAATTATGTTCGTCAACAGTTGAAAAACTTAGACTTCATGGTATGTGTTGACTTTTATCTATCAGAATCTGCGGAATTTGCTGATGTCGTGCTGCCTACAACAACTTGGGCAGAGGATGAAGGGACAACTACAAATGTTGAAGGACGGATTATTAAGATTAATCGGGCACAAATGCCTCTAGGCGAATCCAAACCAGACTGGAAGATTCAAGTAGAAATTACCGAGCGAATGGGTCGCGGCAAATATTTTTCACACTTAAAAACTTCTGAAGATATATTTAATGAACTTCGTGTTGCTTCTAAAGGTGGAACAGCTGACTACTACGGCGTAACATGGGAAAAGATCGACAAACAAGACGGTGTGTTCTGGCCATGTAAAGATGAAAATGATCCTGGAACACCACGTTTATTTTTAGATAAAAAGTTTAACCATCCAGATGGAAGAGCAAAAATTCTTGCATTGCCATATAGACCGTCCGCAGAAGAGCCGGATGATGAATACCCATTGCGTTTAACAACAGGACGTGTAGTCTACCATTATTTATCAGGGAATCAAACGAGAAGAATTCAATTTCTTCGCGATATGTGTCCTGAGCCCTTTGTAGAAGTACATCCAGAAACAGCAGCAAAATACAATATTG
The DNA window shown above is from Neobacillus sp. WH10 and carries:
- a CDS encoding molybdopterin oxidoreductase family protein, with the protein product MQRDNFRNERDKFFKEIENLNHPNETLVKTHCSYCAMQCGMNLRVNTKTNKIIGVEPRYDWPVTLGKMCPKGVTAYQQVNNKDRLLKPLIRDDQSLKGTKNGFREASWDEAYDLIVKKFTELQANYGKDSLSVYSGVSMTNEKCYLTGKFARVGLQTRYIDYNGRFCMASAAGGLNRSLGIDRGSTIPWTDVQETDCIFLAGSNTAECHPTMMFRVWAIQERGGYVIVADPRETPVARRADLHLDLRPGTDLALANGIVNLIIQNGYADEEFIKNHTNGFEETKEFVKQFTPEYTSAITGVAPEKIIRAAELYGKAPNAIVMFARGIEQQIKGVDNVSAYTNMALVTGKIGRAKSGVATITGQGNGQGGREHGQKADALPGYRKIANPDHVKYVSKVWGIEPEEMPQEGVSAFEMFGLMEQKTIRALYLLCSNPAVSAPDQNYVRQQLKNLDFMVCVDFYLSESAEFADVVLPTTTWAEDEGTTTNVEGRIIKINRAQMPLGESKPDWKIQVEITERMGRGKYFSHLKTSEDIFNELRVASKGGTADYYGVTWEKIDKQDGVFWPCKDENDPGTPRLFLDKKFNHPDGRAKILALPYRPSAEEPDDEYPLRLTTGRVVYHYLSGNQTRRIQFLRDMCPEPFVEVHPETAAKYNIEHEEFVRLYTRRGETTYKVKITEAIRKDTVFVPYHWGHEKSINLLTIGALDPYSRMPEFKACAAQIEKLEKRAVQ